In Scylla paramamosain isolate STU-SP2022 chromosome 1, ASM3559412v1, whole genome shotgun sequence, one DNA window encodes the following:
- the LOC135090267 gene encoding phenylalanine--tRNA ligase alpha subunit-like isoform X2, producing the protein MTVKSWECTEEGTCLANEGSHEARLFSSLGKEGRLLADIKANIPNSNIALGAAMKNKWVKKEGEKVVPIVSSISDEVQLHLQAVAQGEAHTVPDKIKADYKKRKLIKEIERTVFEVSKGSEFTTSVVKQEAELTKDMIESGQWKNANFKPYNFKSKGRVELRSGHLHPLMQLRSEFRRIFLEMGFTEMPTNSYVESAFWNFDALFQPQQHPARDAQDTFYVADPATCLEVPEDYLERVRKTHSEGGYGSIGYQCKWNRAEADKNLLRTHTTAVSARMLYKLAQDGFKPAKYFSIDRVYRNETLDATHLAEFYQVEGVVADHNFSIKNLMGVIGSFFKKIGMTSVRFKPTYNPYTEPSMEIYSYHKGLKKWVEVGNSGLFRPEMLRPMGLPESVKVCGYGLSLERPAMIMYGINSIRELVGPRVKMELILDNPVCTIDKFSGEAGRDRYGVPSVNALSKRQELILEKLSALQAKVASIASKMGVTLEGSIHAVTTQLTGGPQPGTLHDVVVYADPRRPPYSLRALATALSVQFPMCLKVHCHSSVKEMSEKLQQFWGPGVGVERSQSQVCITLVWRQVGDSPAALLPTLSVAPLAATQVAGEHNIVRYLARLMEASNGTSSLHLYEGGSINQATSTLVDYFLDQCHAKLVLGSNKERTAYLREMDKGLGLGTQQFLAGVTLTLADLLLLSCLLQLRLLESAPPKVQQWSKLCLAHQLCKNFI; encoded by the exons ATGACAGTTAAATCATGGGAATGCACTGAGGAGGGCACCTGCCTGGCCAACGAAGGCTCCCATGAGGCAAGACTGTTTTCCTCCTTGGGTAAGGAGGGCCGCCTGCTGGCAGACATCAAGGCCAATATTCCAAATTCAAACATTGCCCTTGGAGCAGCAATGAAGAATAAG tgggtgaagaaggaaggagagaaggttgTTCCAATAGTGTCTTCCATCAGTGATGAGGTACAGCTCCACCTCCAAGCGGTGGCTCAAGGGGAAGCACACACTGTGCCAGACAAAATCAAGGCTGATTACAAAAAGAGGAAGCTTATTAAGGAGAT TGAAAGGACTGTTTTTGAAGTAAGCAAAGGAAGTGAGTTTACTACTTCAGTTGTGAAGCAAGAAGCAGAGTTGACGAAAGATATGATTGAGAGTGGACAGTGGAAGAATGCAAATTTCAAGCCTTATAACTTCAAATCCAAA GGTCGAGTGGAACTGCGGTCTGGCCATCTCCATCCACTGATGCAGCTTCGTTCAGAGTTCCGGCGGATCTTCCTGGAGATGGGCTTCACAGAGATGCCCACCAACAGCTATGTCGAGAGTGCCTTCTGGAACTTTGATGCCCTGTTCCAACCACAACAGCACCCTGCCCGTGATGCCCAGGACACCTTTTACGTAGCAGACCCAGCAACTTGCCTAGAGGTGCCTGAAGACTACTTGGAGAGG GTGAGGAAAACCCATAGTGAGGGTGGGTATGGTTCCATTGGCTACCAGTGCAAGTGGAACAGAGCAGAAGCAGACAAAAACCTGCTGCGAACCCACACCACTGCTGTTAGTGCTCGCATGCTGTATAAATTGGCGCAG GATGGGTTCAAGCCAGCTAAGTACTTCTCCATCGACCGTGTGTACCGCAATGAAACACTGGATGCCACTCACTTGGCAGAGTTCTACCAGGTGGAGGGAGTTGTGGCTGACCATAACTTCAGCATCAAGAACTTAATGGGTGTCATTGGG AGCTTCTTCAAGAAGATTGGTATGACAAGTGTTCGCTTCAAGCCCACCTATAATCCCTAcacagagccttcaatggaaatATACAG CTATCATAAAGGACTCAAGAAATGGGTTGAAGTTGGCAATTCAGGCCTTTTCCGCCCAGAAATGCTTCGACCAATGGGGCTGCCTGAAAGTGTCAAGGTGTGCGGCTATGGGCTGTCTCTAGAAAG GCCAGCCATGATCATGTACGGCATCAACAGCATCAGGGAACTTGTGGGTCCTCGGGTCAAGATGGAGCTGATCCTTGATAACCCAGTCTGCACCATTGACAA GTTTAGTGGAGAGGCTGGCAGAGATCGGTATGGAGTTCCTTCAGTAAACGCTCTGAGCAAGCGACAGGAGCTAATTTTAGAAAAGTTGTCAGCCCTGCAAGCCAAGGTTGCCAGCATTGCCTCAAAAATGGGTGTCACTTTGGAAGGTTCTATCCATGCTGTCACCACACAACTCACAG GTGGACCTCAGCCTGGGACCCTTCatgatgtggtggtgtatgCAGACCCACGCAGGCCTCCCTACAGCCTTCGGGCGCTGGCAACTGCTCTTTCTGTCCAGTTCCCAATGTGTCTCAAAGTTCATTGCCACTCCTCCGTGAAG GAGATGTCTGAGAAACTACAGCAGTTCTGGGGACCAGGAGTTGGTGTTGAGCGTAGTCAGAGTCAGGTCTGCATCACCCTAGTGTGGAGGCAAGTGGGTGATTCCCCGGCTGCTCTTCTTCCCACACTCTCTGTAGCACCTTTGGCTGCCACTCAG GTAGCTGGGGAGCACAACATTGTGCGATACTTGGCCAGACTGATGGAGGCAAGCAATGGAACCAGCTCTCTCCATCTTTATGAGGGAGGCTCCATAAACCAAGCTACATCCACACTAGTGGACTACTTTTTGGATCAATGTCATGCAAAGTTGGTCTTGGGCAGTAACAA
- the LOC135090267 gene encoding phenylalanine--tRNA ligase alpha subunit-like isoform X3 codes for MTDLSQQLLLALAQDGCLASHQFATKIGQDHQRIVGTIKSLESLGNVVDVKQMTVKSWECTEEGTCLANEGSHEARLFSSLGKEGRLLADIKANIPNSNIALGAAMKNKWVKKEGEKVVPIVSSISDEVQLHLQAVAQGEAHTVPDKIKADYKKRKLIKEIERTVFEVSKGSEFTTSVVKQEAELTKDMIESGQWKNANFKPYNFKSKGRVELRSGHLHPLMQLRSEFRRIFLEMGFTEMPTNSYVESAFWNFDALFQPQQHPARDAQDTFYVADPATCLEVPEDYLERVRKTHSEGGYGSIGYQCKWNRAEADKNLLRTHTTAVSARMLYKLAQDGFKPAKYFSIDRVYRNETLDATHLAEFYQVEGVVADHNFSIKNLMGVIGSFFKKIGMTSVRFKPTYNPYTEPSMEIYSYHKGLKKWVEVGNSGLFRPEMLRPMGLPESVKVCGYGLSLERPAMIMYGINSIRELVGPRVKMELILDNPVCTIDKFSGEAGRDRYGVPSVNALSKRQELILEKLSALQAKVASIASKMGVTLEGSIHAVTTQLTGGPQPGTLHDVVVYADPRRPPYSLRALATALSVQFPMCLKVHCHSSVKEMSEKLQQFWGPGVGVERSQSQVCITLVWRQVGDSPAALLPTLSVAPLAATQVAGEHNIVRYLARLMEASNGTSSLHLYEGGSINQATSTLVDYFLDQCHAKLVLGSNNEQWKHPPHPRSDR; via the exons atgacggACCTCAGCCAGCAACTTCTCCTCGCCCTGGCCCAGGATGGCTGCCTCGCCTCGCACCAGTTCGCCACCAAGATCGGCCAGGATCACCAGAGGATCGTGGGCACCATCAAGTCCCTGGAGTCACTGGGCAAC GTTGTGGACGTCAAGCAGATGACAGTTAAATCATGGGAATGCACTGAGGAGGGCACCTGCCTGGCCAACGAAGGCTCCCATGAGGCAAGACTGTTTTCCTCCTTGGGTAAGGAGGGCCGCCTGCTGGCAGACATCAAGGCCAATATTCCAAATTCAAACATTGCCCTTGGAGCAGCAATGAAGAATAAG tgggtgaagaaggaaggagagaaggttgTTCCAATAGTGTCTTCCATCAGTGATGAGGTACAGCTCCACCTCCAAGCGGTGGCTCAAGGGGAAGCACACACTGTGCCAGACAAAATCAAGGCTGATTACAAAAAGAGGAAGCTTATTAAGGAGAT TGAAAGGACTGTTTTTGAAGTAAGCAAAGGAAGTGAGTTTACTACTTCAGTTGTGAAGCAAGAAGCAGAGTTGACGAAAGATATGATTGAGAGTGGACAGTGGAAGAATGCAAATTTCAAGCCTTATAACTTCAAATCCAAA GGTCGAGTGGAACTGCGGTCTGGCCATCTCCATCCACTGATGCAGCTTCGTTCAGAGTTCCGGCGGATCTTCCTGGAGATGGGCTTCACAGAGATGCCCACCAACAGCTATGTCGAGAGTGCCTTCTGGAACTTTGATGCCCTGTTCCAACCACAACAGCACCCTGCCCGTGATGCCCAGGACACCTTTTACGTAGCAGACCCAGCAACTTGCCTAGAGGTGCCTGAAGACTACTTGGAGAGG GTGAGGAAAACCCATAGTGAGGGTGGGTATGGTTCCATTGGCTACCAGTGCAAGTGGAACAGAGCAGAAGCAGACAAAAACCTGCTGCGAACCCACACCACTGCTGTTAGTGCTCGCATGCTGTATAAATTGGCGCAG GATGGGTTCAAGCCAGCTAAGTACTTCTCCATCGACCGTGTGTACCGCAATGAAACACTGGATGCCACTCACTTGGCAGAGTTCTACCAGGTGGAGGGAGTTGTGGCTGACCATAACTTCAGCATCAAGAACTTAATGGGTGTCATTGGG AGCTTCTTCAAGAAGATTGGTATGACAAGTGTTCGCTTCAAGCCCACCTATAATCCCTAcacagagccttcaatggaaatATACAG CTATCATAAAGGACTCAAGAAATGGGTTGAAGTTGGCAATTCAGGCCTTTTCCGCCCAGAAATGCTTCGACCAATGGGGCTGCCTGAAAGTGTCAAGGTGTGCGGCTATGGGCTGTCTCTAGAAAG GCCAGCCATGATCATGTACGGCATCAACAGCATCAGGGAACTTGTGGGTCCTCGGGTCAAGATGGAGCTGATCCTTGATAACCCAGTCTGCACCATTGACAA GTTTAGTGGAGAGGCTGGCAGAGATCGGTATGGAGTTCCTTCAGTAAACGCTCTGAGCAAGCGACAGGAGCTAATTTTAGAAAAGTTGTCAGCCCTGCAAGCCAAGGTTGCCAGCATTGCCTCAAAAATGGGTGTCACTTTGGAAGGTTCTATCCATGCTGTCACCACACAACTCACAG GTGGACCTCAGCCTGGGACCCTTCatgatgtggtggtgtatgCAGACCCACGCAGGCCTCCCTACAGCCTTCGGGCGCTGGCAACTGCTCTTTCTGTCCAGTTCCCAATGTGTCTCAAAGTTCATTGCCACTCCTCCGTGAAG GAGATGTCTGAGAAACTACAGCAGTTCTGGGGACCAGGAGTTGGTGTTGAGCGTAGTCAGAGTCAGGTCTGCATCACCCTAGTGTGGAGGCAAGTGGGTGATTCCCCGGCTGCTCTTCTTCCCACACTCTCTGTAGCACCTTTGGCTGCCACTCAG GTAGCTGGGGAGCACAACATTGTGCGATACTTGGCCAGACTGATGGAGGCAAGCAATGGAACCAGCTCTCTCCATCTTTATGAGGGAGGCTCCATAAACCAAGCTACATCCACACTAGTGGACTACTTTTTGGATCAATGTCATGCAAAGTTGGTCTTGGGCAGTAACAA TGAGCAGTGGAAGCACCCACCCCATCCCAGGTCAGACAGGTGA
- the LOC135090267 gene encoding phenylalanine--tRNA ligase alpha subunit-like isoform X1: protein MTDLSQQLLLALAQDGCLASHQFATKIGQDHQRIVGTIKSLESLGNVVDVKQMTVKSWECTEEGTCLANEGSHEARLFSSLGKEGRLLADIKANIPNSNIALGAAMKNKWVKKEGEKVVPIVSSISDEVQLHLQAVAQGEAHTVPDKIKADYKKRKLIKEIERTVFEVSKGSEFTTSVVKQEAELTKDMIESGQWKNANFKPYNFKSKGRVELRSGHLHPLMQLRSEFRRIFLEMGFTEMPTNSYVESAFWNFDALFQPQQHPARDAQDTFYVADPATCLEVPEDYLERVRKTHSEGGYGSIGYQCKWNRAEADKNLLRTHTTAVSARMLYKLAQDGFKPAKYFSIDRVYRNETLDATHLAEFYQVEGVVADHNFSIKNLMGVIGSFFKKIGMTSVRFKPTYNPYTEPSMEIYSYHKGLKKWVEVGNSGLFRPEMLRPMGLPESVKVCGYGLSLERPAMIMYGINSIRELVGPRVKMELILDNPVCTIDKFSGEAGRDRYGVPSVNALSKRQELILEKLSALQAKVASIASKMGVTLEGSIHAVTTQLTGGPQPGTLHDVVVYADPRRPPYSLRALATALSVQFPMCLKVHCHSSVKEMSEKLQQFWGPGVGVERSQSQVCITLVWRQVGDSPAALLPTLSVAPLAATQVAGEHNIVRYLARLMEASNGTSSLHLYEGGSINQATSTLVDYFLDQCHAKLVLGSNKERTAYLREMDKGLGLGTQQFLAGVTLTLADLLLLSCLLQLRLLESAPPKVQQWSKLCLAHQLCKNFI from the exons atgacggACCTCAGCCAGCAACTTCTCCTCGCCCTGGCCCAGGATGGCTGCCTCGCCTCGCACCAGTTCGCCACCAAGATCGGCCAGGATCACCAGAGGATCGTGGGCACCATCAAGTCCCTGGAGTCACTGGGCAAC GTTGTGGACGTCAAGCAGATGACAGTTAAATCATGGGAATGCACTGAGGAGGGCACCTGCCTGGCCAACGAAGGCTCCCATGAGGCAAGACTGTTTTCCTCCTTGGGTAAGGAGGGCCGCCTGCTGGCAGACATCAAGGCCAATATTCCAAATTCAAACATTGCCCTTGGAGCAGCAATGAAGAATAAG tgggtgaagaaggaaggagagaaggttgTTCCAATAGTGTCTTCCATCAGTGATGAGGTACAGCTCCACCTCCAAGCGGTGGCTCAAGGGGAAGCACACACTGTGCCAGACAAAATCAAGGCTGATTACAAAAAGAGGAAGCTTATTAAGGAGAT TGAAAGGACTGTTTTTGAAGTAAGCAAAGGAAGTGAGTTTACTACTTCAGTTGTGAAGCAAGAAGCAGAGTTGACGAAAGATATGATTGAGAGTGGACAGTGGAAGAATGCAAATTTCAAGCCTTATAACTTCAAATCCAAA GGTCGAGTGGAACTGCGGTCTGGCCATCTCCATCCACTGATGCAGCTTCGTTCAGAGTTCCGGCGGATCTTCCTGGAGATGGGCTTCACAGAGATGCCCACCAACAGCTATGTCGAGAGTGCCTTCTGGAACTTTGATGCCCTGTTCCAACCACAACAGCACCCTGCCCGTGATGCCCAGGACACCTTTTACGTAGCAGACCCAGCAACTTGCCTAGAGGTGCCTGAAGACTACTTGGAGAGG GTGAGGAAAACCCATAGTGAGGGTGGGTATGGTTCCATTGGCTACCAGTGCAAGTGGAACAGAGCAGAAGCAGACAAAAACCTGCTGCGAACCCACACCACTGCTGTTAGTGCTCGCATGCTGTATAAATTGGCGCAG GATGGGTTCAAGCCAGCTAAGTACTTCTCCATCGACCGTGTGTACCGCAATGAAACACTGGATGCCACTCACTTGGCAGAGTTCTACCAGGTGGAGGGAGTTGTGGCTGACCATAACTTCAGCATCAAGAACTTAATGGGTGTCATTGGG AGCTTCTTCAAGAAGATTGGTATGACAAGTGTTCGCTTCAAGCCCACCTATAATCCCTAcacagagccttcaatggaaatATACAG CTATCATAAAGGACTCAAGAAATGGGTTGAAGTTGGCAATTCAGGCCTTTTCCGCCCAGAAATGCTTCGACCAATGGGGCTGCCTGAAAGTGTCAAGGTGTGCGGCTATGGGCTGTCTCTAGAAAG GCCAGCCATGATCATGTACGGCATCAACAGCATCAGGGAACTTGTGGGTCCTCGGGTCAAGATGGAGCTGATCCTTGATAACCCAGTCTGCACCATTGACAA GTTTAGTGGAGAGGCTGGCAGAGATCGGTATGGAGTTCCTTCAGTAAACGCTCTGAGCAAGCGACAGGAGCTAATTTTAGAAAAGTTGTCAGCCCTGCAAGCCAAGGTTGCCAGCATTGCCTCAAAAATGGGTGTCACTTTGGAAGGTTCTATCCATGCTGTCACCACACAACTCACAG GTGGACCTCAGCCTGGGACCCTTCatgatgtggtggtgtatgCAGACCCACGCAGGCCTCCCTACAGCCTTCGGGCGCTGGCAACTGCTCTTTCTGTCCAGTTCCCAATGTGTCTCAAAGTTCATTGCCACTCCTCCGTGAAG GAGATGTCTGAGAAACTACAGCAGTTCTGGGGACCAGGAGTTGGTGTTGAGCGTAGTCAGAGTCAGGTCTGCATCACCCTAGTGTGGAGGCAAGTGGGTGATTCCCCGGCTGCTCTTCTTCCCACACTCTCTGTAGCACCTTTGGCTGCCACTCAG GTAGCTGGGGAGCACAACATTGTGCGATACTTGGCCAGACTGATGGAGGCAAGCAATGGAACCAGCTCTCTCCATCTTTATGAGGGAGGCTCCATAAACCAAGCTACATCCACACTAGTGGACTACTTTTTGGATCAATGTCATGCAAAGTTGGTCTTGGGCAGTAACAA